A stretch of the Malus domestica chromosome 08, GDT2T_hap1 genome encodes the following:
- the LOC103441632 gene encoding 2,3-bisphosphoglycerate-dependent phosphoglycerate mutase 1 isoform X1: MGWRDIDIYVVGISFLFLQTTHQPSSSPSTSLVIDSVLLSLSLSLSLSLSLSLPRFCGLFLYLTRMAAATAFHQSIGTPHSLGHVNNSGLHQEFAKSSVRLISKGFEVDIGLSKTGGYNSSQRNLSVSRASASQASVIDMVSSPSHTKANDSRKKSNEAALILIRHGESLWNEKNLFTGCVDVPLSKKGVEEAIEAGKRISNIPVDMIYTSALIRAQMTAMLAMTQHRRKKVPVIMHNESDQARAWSQIFSEDTIKQTIPVVADWRLNERMYGELQGLNKQETADRYGKEQVHKWRRSYDIPPPNGESLEMCAQRAVAYFKDQIEPQLLAGKNVMIAAHGNSLRSIIMYLDKLTSQEVISLELSTGIPMLYISKEGKFIRRGSPAGPAEAGVYAYTKSLALYRQKLDEMVHWCAPS, from the exons ATGGGATGGAGAGACATTGATATTTATGTTGTAGGTATTAGCTTTCTCtttctgcaaacaactcatcagCCATCTTCTTCTCCGTCAACCTCTCTCGTAATAGACTCTgttttgctctctctctctctctctctctctctctctctctctctctctctgcctcgGTTTTGTGGCCTTTTCCTGTATTTAACCAG AATGGCTGCTGCTACTGCATTTCACCAAAGCATTGGGACTCCTCACTCCCTTGGCCATGTCAATAATTCCGGCTTGCATCAAGAGTTTGCGAAAAGCTCAGTGAGATTGATTTCAAAGGGTTTTGAGGTTGATATTGGACTATCAAAAACAGGAGGATATAACTCTTCCCAGAGAAACCTTAGTGTAAGTCGAGCCTCGGCTTCCCAGGCTTCAGTGATTGATATGGTTTCATCCCCATCGCATACCAAAGCCAATGATTCTCGAAAGAAATCTA ATGAAGCAGCTTTGATTTTGATTAGGCATGGCGAGTCATTGTGGAACGAAAAGAACTTGTTCACAGGCTGTGTTGATGTCCCTCTGAGCAAGAAGGGTGTAGAAGAGGCAATTGAAGCTGGCAAGAGAATCAGCAACATACCTGTCGACATGATCTATACATCTGCACTGATTCGTGCACAGATGACTGCCATGCTTGCCATGACACAGCACCGTCGTAAGAAG GTCCCAGTTATAATGCATAACGAGAGTGACCAGGCTAGGGCATGGAGTCAGATTTTCAGTGAAGACACAATAAAGCAAACCATTCCTGTCGTTGCAGATTGGCGATTGAATGAAAGAAT GTATGGGGAATTACAGGGTCTTAATAAGCAGGAAACAGCAGACAGATATGGGAAGGAACAAGTTCACAAGTGGCGTCGGAGTTATGACATTCCCCCTCCCAATGGGGAGAGTTTGGAAATGTGTGCTCAAAGAGCTGTTGCTtatttcaaagatcaa ATTGAACCCCAACTGTTAGCTGGAAAGAATGTTATGATTGCTGCCCACGGGAATTCATTGAGATCCATAATCATGTATCTTGACAAACTGACTTCTCAAGAG GTTATCAGTTTAGAACTATCAACTGGAATACCCATGCTTTACATTTCCAAAGAGGGAAAATTCATTCGGAGGGGAAGTCCTGCGGGGCCTGCTGAGGCTGGGGTTTATGCCTACACTAAG AGTTTGGCTCTTTACAGGCAGAAGTTAGATGAGATGGTTCATTGGTGTGCTCCTTCCTAG
- the LOC103441640 gene encoding probable leucine-rich repeat receptor-like protein kinase At1g35710, with amino-acid sequence MTSLDFHKLCPLAYCLVLFVQLLSPPSFCAFAYAATTTEAEALLKWKATFQNHTCLQNLTSWTYLPAHTKAAPCFWTGISCNAVGSVSVINLTNSGIQGTLHEFSFLSFPNLQYLNLSYNNLFDAIPAQINSLSKLISLDLSNNWLSGSIPTSLCDLTNIKFLYLYQNNLSSTIPKEIGKLKSLVDLRLSFNQLSCSIPTSLGDLTNLTTLHLNNNNLSSTIPKEIGKLKSLVDLELSENQLSGSIPTSLGQLTNLTILYLYSNNLSGTIPKEIGKLKSLLELGLSRNQLNGLIPTSLGDLTNLTSLYFHRNNLFGTIPKEIRKLKSLVHLRLSYNQLNGSIPTSLGQLTILTTLYLNNNNLSSTIPKEIGKLKSLVDLELSENQLNGLIPTSLGDLTNLTILYLHHNNLSGTIPKEIGKLKSLVDLRLSFNQLSCSIPTSLGDLTNLTTLYLNNNNLSGTIPKEMGKLKFLVDLELSENQLSGSIPTSLGQLTNLTTLCLYSNNLSGTIHKEIGKLKSLLDLELSRNQLNGLIPTSLGDLTNLTILYLHHNSLSGTIPKEMGKLKFLVDLDLSHNQLNGSIPTSFGNLVNLKILHITDNQLSGSIPSEIKNLKKLTLLQLHNNQLIGCLPQNICCSGQLENLSVSNNHLTGPIPKSLKTCKSLVRVHLEGNQFTGNISKDFGVYPNLDFIDMSHNKFYGEISQKWGQCAQLETLLIMGNNLIGSIPPEIVNAHKIHRLDLSSNHLVGAIPKGFGRMTLQKLMLNGNQLSGCIPSEFGLLVDLEYLDLSSNKFNGSITSTLGNFLKLYHLNLSNNHFSHGIPLKLEKLVMLNELDLSHNSLEGSIPPEISNMESLETLNLSHNNLSGFIPPSFEGMHGLSYVDVSYNELEGPIPNNSAFRQALYLQGNKGLCGNVEGLQPCTHGLRKDCKWVFGITFSFIAALLLLSAFFTIKFVVERKEKHPDKAEKHLHEEISFSVLNFDGKSMYEEIIRHPLRANPSIHIPVKCTFGTGCDMTENFDSTYCIGSGGQGSVYIANLSSDNIVAVKKLHQLWDGEKNLEMAFLNEIRALSEIRHRNIVKLYGFCSHHQHSFLVYKFVERGSLAANLSKDEEAKEIGWRKRVNIVKGVAHALAYMHHDCVPPIVHQDISSKNILLDSEYEAFVSDFGIAMFLNPDSTTWTAVAGTYGYVAPELAYTMKVNEKCDVYSFGVVALETIMGRHPGDFFSSFSLVPSSSTSSSASTLPPHQMSIVDVLDQRILPPTHQEAGEVLSIVKIVFSCLNPSPHSRPTMKQVSQLLSTHKMHLSKPLCMITCGELLAIDPLTA; translated from the exons ATGACATCTTTAGATTTTCATAAACTATGCCCTCTGGCTTATTGCCTTGTTTTATTCGTACAACTTCTTTCACCGCCAAGTTTCTGTGCTTTTGCTTATGCTGCTACTACTACTGAAGCAGAAGCACTTCTCAAATGGAAAGCCACCTTTCAAAACCATACCTGCCTGCAAAATCTCACCTCATGGACTTACCTACCCGCTCATACAAAAGCAGCCCCATGCTTCTGGACTGGTATTTCATGCAATGCTGTTGGAAGTGTCAGTGTGATAAACCTTACCAATTCCGGTATACAAGGTACGCTACATGAGTTTTCATTCTTGTCTTTTCCCAATCTTCAATACCTCAATCTCAGCTACAATAATCTCTTTGATGCCATTCCCGCTCAGATCAATTCCCTCTCCAAACTCATCTCGCTTGATCTTTCTAACAATTGGCTCAGTGGTTCAATCCCAACATCTCTCTGTGATCTCACAAACATTAAATTTCTCTATCTCTACCAAAATAATCTTTCTAGCACAATTCCAAAAGAGATAGGGAAATTGAAATCTCTTGTGGACCTAAGATTGTCTTTTAACCAGCTCAGCTGTTCAATCCCAACATCCCTAGGTGATCTCACAAACCTTACCACTCTCCATCTCAATAATAATAATCTTTCTAGCACAATTCCTAAAGAGATAGGGAAATTGAAATCTCTTGTGGACCTAGAATTGTCAGAGAATCAGCTCAGCGGTTCAATCCCAACATCCTTAGGTCAGCTCACAAACCTTACCATTCTCTATCTCTATAGTAATAATCTTTCTGGCACAATTCCTAAAGAGATAGGGAAATTGAAATCTCTTTTGGAGCTAGGTTTGTCTAGGAATCAGCTCAATGGTTTAATCCCAACATCCCTCGGTGATCTAACAAACCTTACTAGTCTCTATTTCCATCGTAATAATCTTTTTGGCACAATTCCAAAAGAGATAAGGAAATTGAAATCTCTTGTGCACCTAAGATTGTCTTATAACCAGCTCAACGGTTCAATCCCAACATCCCTAGGTCAGCTCACAATCCTTACCACTCTCTATCTCAACAATAATAATCTTTCTAGCACAATTCCTAAAGAGATAGGGAAATTGAAATCTCTTGTGGACCTAGAATTGTCAGAGAATCAGCTCAATGGTTTAATCCCAACATCCCTTGGTGATCTCACAAACCTTACCATTCTCTATCTCCACCATAATAATCTTTCTGGCACAATTCCAAAAGAGATAGGGAAATTGAAATCTCTTGTGGACTTAAGATTGTCATTTAACCAGCTCAGCTGTTCAATCCCAACATCCCTAGGTGATCTCACAAACCTTACCACTCTCTATCTCAATAATAATAATCTTTCTGGCACAATTCCAAAAGAGATGGGGAAATTGAAATTTCTTGTGGACCTAGAATTGTCTGAGAATCAGCTTAGCGGTTCAATCCCAACATCCCTAGGTCAGCTCACAAACCTTACCACTCTCTGTCTCTATAGTAATAATCTTTCTGGCACAATTCATAAAGAGATAGGGAAATTGAAATCTCTTTTGGATCTAGAATTGTCTAGGAATCAGCTTAATGGTTTGATCCCAACATCCCTCGGTGATCTCACAAACCTTACCATTCTCTATCTCCACCATAATAGTCTTTCTGGCACAATTCCAAAAGAGATGGGGAAATTGAAATTTCTTGTGGACCTAGACTTGTCTCATAACCAGCTCAACGGTTCAATCCCAACATCATTCG GTAACCTTGTCAACTTGAAAATCTTACACATAACAGATAACCAACTTTCTGGTTCCATCCCCTCAGAGATAAAGAATTTGAAGAAGTTGactttactacaattgcatAATAACCAATTAATAGGTTGTTTGCCCCAGAATATTTGCTGTAGTGGACAACTCGAAAACCTTTCAGTGAGCAATAACCATTTGACAGGTCCAATCCCCAAAAGCTTGAAAACATGCAAGAGCTTAGTTAGAGTTCATCTTGAAGGGAACCAATTCACAGGCAATATATCAAAAGACTTTGGTGTTTATCCAAATCTTGATTTCATAGATATGAGCCACAATAAGTTTTATGGTGAAATCTCACAAAAATGGGGACAATGCGCACAATTAGAAACCTTACTAATTATGGGAAACAACCTTATTGGTAGCATACCTCCTGAGATTGTCAATGCTCATAAAATCCATAGACTTGACCTTTCTTCAAATCACTTAGTTGGGGCCATTCCAAAGGGATTCGGGAGAATGACATTGCAAAAGTTGATGCTAAATGGAAATCAACTTTCAGGTTGTATACCTTCAGAATTTGGATTACTAGTTGATCTTGAATACCTCGACTTGTCATCAAACAAATTCAATGGGTCAATTACAAGCACTTTAGGCAACTTTCTCAAACTGTACCATTTGAATTTGAGCAACAATCATTTTTCCCATGGAATTCCATTGAAGTTGGAAAAGTTAGTTATGTTGAACGAACTTGATTTGAGTCACAACTCACTTGAAGGTAGCATACCGCCAGAAATCAGCAATATGGAGAGTTTGGAGACACTCAATCTTTCTCACAACAATCTTTCGGGTTTCATACCACCAAGCTTTGAAGGCATGCACGGCTTGTCGTACGTGGATGTATCTTACAATGAATTGGAAGGCCCCATTCCCAACAACAGTGCATTTCGACAAGCTCTGTACTTACAAGGGAACAAAGGATTGTGCGGCAACGTTGAAGGTTTGCAACCTTGCACACATGGCCTAAGAAAGGACTGCAAATGGGTATTTGGAATCACATTCTCCTTCATAGCAGCACTTTTACTTCTTTCTGCTTTCTTTACAATTAAATTTGTAGTGGAAAGAAAGGAGAAGCATCCAGATAAAGCAGAAAAACACTTGCATGAAGAAATATCGTTTTCagttttaaattttgatggaaaGTCAATGTATGAGGAAATCATAAGG cacCCACTAAGGGCAAACCCGTCAATTCACATTCCCGTCAAATGTACcttcgggacgggttgtgacatgACAGAAAATTTTGATTCCACATATTGCATCGGGAGCGGAGGACAAGGAAGCGTCTACATAGCAAATTTGTCAAGTGACAACATAGTGGCTGTGAAAAAATTACATCAATTGTGGGATGGCGAGAAGAATTTGGAGATGGCATTCTTGAACGAAATAAGGGCACTATCAGAGATAAGACACCGAAATATCGTGAAGCTTTATGGTTTCTGTTCACACCATCAACACTCGTTCTTGGTGTACAAGTTTGTTGAAAGAGGTAGCTTGGCTGCAAATTTGAGTAAAGATGAAGAAGCTAAAGAAATAGGGTGGAGAAAAAGGGTGAATATTGTTAAAGGTGTAGCTCATGCCTTGGCATACATGCACCACGATTGTGTGCCACCAATTGTGCACCAAGACATATCAAGCAAGAACATTTTGTTGGATTCTGAATATGAGGCCTTTGTTTCAGACTTTGGCATTGCTATGTTTTTGAATCCAGACTCAACTACTTGGACTGCCGTTGCAGGCACATATGGGTATGTCGCACCAG AACTTGCATATACCATGAAAGTGAACGAAAAGTGCGATGTTTATAGCTTTGGAGTGGTTGCATTGGAAACAATCATGGGAAGGCATCCCGGAGATTTTTTCTCGTCTTTCTCATTGGTGCCTTCTTCATCCACGTCATCATCAGCATCTACATTACCACCCCATCAAATGTCAATTGTGGATGTTTTGGACCAACGCATTTTGCCTCCAACACATCAAGAAGCAGGAGAAGTACTCTCTATTGTGAAGATTGTGTTTTCATGCTTGAATCCCAGTCCGCACTCTCGCCCTACAATGAAACAAGTTTCTCAACTCCTCTCAACTCATAAGATGCATTTGTCGAAGCCATTATGTATGATAACCTGCGGTGAATTGCTTGCTATTGATCCTTTGACGGCCTGA
- the LOC103441633 gene encoding uncharacterized protein isoform X2: MSARIKKSPSNGSEKKLSCEEQQAKINEVKKLIGPLPDKLSIYCSDACISRYLRARNWNVKKATKMLKATLKWRSEYKPEEIRWEEIAREAETGKIYRTNYFDKHGRPVLVMRPRCQNSKSTKGQIKYLVYCMENAVLNLPPGQEQMVWMIDFEGFNLSNISVKVTRETAHVLQDRYPEHLGLAILYNPPKFFEPFFSMVKPFLEPKTYNKGKFVYSDDDNAKKIMEDLFDMDKLEAAFGGNDTSGFDINKYAERMKEDDKKMSTIWTRGNPSLAASEPGVTSAALSLDSLKLDSDSDASDDEKTDISSSHGIEPEVSDNDETVAASTGNATEGVH, translated from the exons ATGAGTGCGAGAATAAAGAAATCCCCGTCGAATGGCTCTGAGAAGAAATTATCATGTGAAGAGCAGCAGGCAAAG ATTAACGAAGTGAAAAAGCTGATAGGACCATTGCCCGATAAGTTGTCCATCTATTGTTCGGATGCATGCATCTCAAGGTATCTAAGGGCGAGAAATTGGAATGTCAAGAAGGCAACTAAAATGTTAAAGGCTACCTTAAAGTGGAGGTCAGAATACAAACCGGAGGAGATTCGTTGG GAAGAGATAGCTCGTGAAGCAGAAACAGGGAAGATTTACAGAACGAATTATTTCGACAAGCATGGGAGACCAGTTCTCGTCATGAGACCACGTTGTCAG AACTCAAAGTCAACGAAGGGCCAGATTAAATATTTGGTATATTGCATGGAGAACGCTGTTTTAAATCTTCCTCCAGGTCAGGAGCAGATGGTTTGGATGATAGACTTCGAAGGTTTCAATTTGTCAAATATTTCTGTGAAGGTGACACGGGAAACTGCACATGTTTTACAAGACCGTTATCCAGAACACCTAGGACTTGCAATACTGTACAATCCACCCAAGTTTTTTGAACCATTCTTTTCG ATGGTAAAGCCTTTTCTAGAGCCAAAGACTTACAACAAAGGGAAGTTTGTTTACTCGGATGACGACAACGCCAAGAAGATAATGGAGGATCTGTTTGATATGGATAAACTGGAGGCTGCATTCGGGGGAAACGATACTTCTGGTTTTGATATAAATAAATATGCCGAAAGGATGAAAGAGGATGACAAGAAGATGTCCACAATTTGGACAAGAGGAAACCCTTCTTTGGCGGCCTCAGAACCTGGTGTTACCAGTGCTGCTCTTTCATTAGATTCTCTCAAGTTAGACTCAGATTCTGATGCTTCTGATGACGAGAAAACAGATATCTCTTCATCCCATGGGATAGAACCGGAAGTCTCAGACAATGATGAGACGGTGGCTGCTAGTACCGGAAATGCTACCGAAGGTGTACATTGA
- the LOC103441633 gene encoding uncharacterized protein isoform X1: MCLPSHKYIYTYYMYICTVYVLKEHVFLEIQPDVSDTPDSIQLISLGQLRSSGIAAPIITSWEAPPKFLNLFGQESSQKTMSARIKKSPSNGSEKKLSCEEQQAKINEVKKLIGPLPDKLSIYCSDACISRYLRARNWNVKKATKMLKATLKWRSEYKPEEIRWEEIAREAETGKIYRTNYFDKHGRPVLVMRPRCQNSKSTKGQIKYLVYCMENAVLNLPPGQEQMVWMIDFEGFNLSNISVKVTRETAHVLQDRYPEHLGLAILYNPPKFFEPFFSMVKPFLEPKTYNKGKFVYSDDDNAKKIMEDLFDMDKLEAAFGGNDTSGFDINKYAERMKEDDKKMSTIWTRGNPSLAASEPGVTSAALSLDSLKLDSDSDASDDEKTDISSSHGIEPEVSDNDETVAASTGNATEGVH, encoded by the exons ATGTGCCTTCCAAGCCacaaatacatatatacatattatatgtatatatgtacagTGTATGTATTGAAAGAGCACGTGTTTTTGGAAATTCAACCAGATGTCAGCGACACCCCTGATTCGATCCAA TTGATCAGTTTGGGACAACTGAGGAGCTCCGGAATAGCAGCTCCGATCATCACTTCCTGGGAAGCTCCGCCAAAATTCCTCAATCTGTTTGGTCAAG AGTCTTCTCAGAAAACTATGAGTGCGAGAATAAAGAAATCCCCGTCGAATGGCTCTGAGAAGAAATTATCATGTGAAGAGCAGCAGGCAAAG ATTAACGAAGTGAAAAAGCTGATAGGACCATTGCCCGATAAGTTGTCCATCTATTGTTCGGATGCATGCATCTCAAGGTATCTAAGGGCGAGAAATTGGAATGTCAAGAAGGCAACTAAAATGTTAAAGGCTACCTTAAAGTGGAGGTCAGAATACAAACCGGAGGAGATTCGTTGG GAAGAGATAGCTCGTGAAGCAGAAACAGGGAAGATTTACAGAACGAATTATTTCGACAAGCATGGGAGACCAGTTCTCGTCATGAGACCACGTTGTCAG AACTCAAAGTCAACGAAGGGCCAGATTAAATATTTGGTATATTGCATGGAGAACGCTGTTTTAAATCTTCCTCCAGGTCAGGAGCAGATGGTTTGGATGATAGACTTCGAAGGTTTCAATTTGTCAAATATTTCTGTGAAGGTGACACGGGAAACTGCACATGTTTTACAAGACCGTTATCCAGAACACCTAGGACTTGCAATACTGTACAATCCACCCAAGTTTTTTGAACCATTCTTTTCG ATGGTAAAGCCTTTTCTAGAGCCAAAGACTTACAACAAAGGGAAGTTTGTTTACTCGGATGACGACAACGCCAAGAAGATAATGGAGGATCTGTTTGATATGGATAAACTGGAGGCTGCATTCGGGGGAAACGATACTTCTGGTTTTGATATAAATAAATATGCCGAAAGGATGAAAGAGGATGACAAGAAGATGTCCACAATTTGGACAAGAGGAAACCCTTCTTTGGCGGCCTCAGAACCTGGTGTTACCAGTGCTGCTCTTTCATTAGATTCTCTCAAGTTAGACTCAGATTCTGATGCTTCTGATGACGAGAAAACAGATATCTCTTCATCCCATGGGATAGAACCGGAAGTCTCAGACAATGATGAGACGGTGGCTGCTAGTACCGGAAATGCTACCGAAGGTGTACATTGA
- the LOC103441632 gene encoding 2,3-bisphosphoglycerate-dependent phosphoglycerate mutase 1 isoform X2, whose amino-acid sequence MAAATAFHQSIGTPHSLGHVNNSGLHQEFAKSSVRLISKGFEVDIGLSKTGGYNSSQRNLSVSRASASQASVIDMVSSPSHTKANDSRKKSNEAALILIRHGESLWNEKNLFTGCVDVPLSKKGVEEAIEAGKRISNIPVDMIYTSALIRAQMTAMLAMTQHRRKKVPVIMHNESDQARAWSQIFSEDTIKQTIPVVADWRLNERMYGELQGLNKQETADRYGKEQVHKWRRSYDIPPPNGESLEMCAQRAVAYFKDQIEPQLLAGKNVMIAAHGNSLRSIIMYLDKLTSQEVISLELSTGIPMLYISKEGKFIRRGSPAGPAEAGVYAYTKSLALYRQKLDEMVHWCAPS is encoded by the exons ATGGCTGCTGCTACTGCATTTCACCAAAGCATTGGGACTCCTCACTCCCTTGGCCATGTCAATAATTCCGGCTTGCATCAAGAGTTTGCGAAAAGCTCAGTGAGATTGATTTCAAAGGGTTTTGAGGTTGATATTGGACTATCAAAAACAGGAGGATATAACTCTTCCCAGAGAAACCTTAGTGTAAGTCGAGCCTCGGCTTCCCAGGCTTCAGTGATTGATATGGTTTCATCCCCATCGCATACCAAAGCCAATGATTCTCGAAAGAAATCTA ATGAAGCAGCTTTGATTTTGATTAGGCATGGCGAGTCATTGTGGAACGAAAAGAACTTGTTCACAGGCTGTGTTGATGTCCCTCTGAGCAAGAAGGGTGTAGAAGAGGCAATTGAAGCTGGCAAGAGAATCAGCAACATACCTGTCGACATGATCTATACATCTGCACTGATTCGTGCACAGATGACTGCCATGCTTGCCATGACACAGCACCGTCGTAAGAAG GTCCCAGTTATAATGCATAACGAGAGTGACCAGGCTAGGGCATGGAGTCAGATTTTCAGTGAAGACACAATAAAGCAAACCATTCCTGTCGTTGCAGATTGGCGATTGAATGAAAGAAT GTATGGGGAATTACAGGGTCTTAATAAGCAGGAAACAGCAGACAGATATGGGAAGGAACAAGTTCACAAGTGGCGTCGGAGTTATGACATTCCCCCTCCCAATGGGGAGAGTTTGGAAATGTGTGCTCAAAGAGCTGTTGCTtatttcaaagatcaa ATTGAACCCCAACTGTTAGCTGGAAAGAATGTTATGATTGCTGCCCACGGGAATTCATTGAGATCCATAATCATGTATCTTGACAAACTGACTTCTCAAGAG GTTATCAGTTTAGAACTATCAACTGGAATACCCATGCTTTACATTTCCAAAGAGGGAAAATTCATTCGGAGGGGAAGTCCTGCGGGGCCTGCTGAGGCTGGGGTTTATGCCTACACTAAG AGTTTGGCTCTTTACAGGCAGAAGTTAGATGAGATGGTTCATTGGTGTGCTCCTTCCTAG